The following nucleotide sequence is from Prosthecobacter sp..
GGGCTGGAGCGCGGCGGAGCTGATGGCGCGGCCATTCCTCGACTTCGTGCATCCTGACGACCAGGCCGCCACGCTGGCCGAAGTGGGCAAACTCAGCACCGGCCAGCCAACGCTGCATTTTGAAAACCGCTATCAGTGCCAGGATGGTTCGTGGCGGACACTGGCGTGGCGGACCATGCCGCAGCAGGACGGCACTCTCTACGCCACTGCGCGTGATGTGACGGCGGAGAGGGCGGCGGCGGCGGCCCTGCGGCACAGTGAGGAAAGCCTGGCCGTCTTGCTGCACTCCATTGGCGACGCCGTGCTGGCCACTGATCCGCAGCGCAAGGTCACACGGATGAACCCCGTGGCGGAAACACTCACCGGCTGGACGCAGGCCGAGGCGTTGGGGCGGCCCATCGAGGAAGTCTTCCGCATCATCAATGAGGCAACACGCCAGCCTGCGGTCATTCCGGTGGATGATGTGCTGGCCACCGGAGAAATCCACGGCTTGGCCAACCATACCGTGATCATCTCGCGTGATGGCACCGAGCGGGCCATCGAGGACAGCGCCGCTCCCATCCGGGACCTGACCGGGCGCATCCGTGGCGTGGTGCTGGTCTTTCGTGACGTGACTGATGCGCGCCAGGTGGAGCGCTTCGAGCGCGAGCAGCGGGAGCGGACCGCCCGGTTCCAGACCGCGCTGCTGGCCATGCGGGATCATGAGGGCGAGGATGCGCAGGCGTTTTTCCGCCATGCCACCGCCCAGATCGCCGAGGCTTTGCGAGTGGAGCGGGTGAGCCTGTGGCTGTTTGACGAGGCGCAGGCCGCCATCGAGTGCCGGGATTTGGTGCACCGTTCGACGGGGTGCCATGAAAGCGGTGCGCGGCTGGCGGCAGCAGATTATCCGGACTATTTTGCCGCCCTCCAGCGGCTGGACGCCATCGTGGCCTCTGAGGCCCGCACCCACCCGGCCACCCATGAGTTCACCGCAGGCTACCTCGATCCGCTGGGCATCACCTCCATGCTGGATGTGCCCGTCCGCGAGGGAGAGGTGGTCGGCGTGCTCTGCTGCGAGCACACCGGCCCGGCCCGGCAGTGGACGGGGGAGGAATGCAAGTTTGCCGTGTCTGCCGCCTGTTTTGTGATGATGGAGATCGAGCAGGAGCGGCGGCGCAAGGCGGAGACGGCCCTGCGCGAGATGAACCTGCACTTGGAACAGCTCGTGGCCGACCGCACGGCAAGTCTGGCGGCCAATGAGCGTCGTTTCCGCGCCACCTTTGAGAGTGCGGCGGTGGGCATCGCCCATGTGGCACGAGACGGGACGTTCCTGCGGTTCAACTCGCAGTTCTGCAAGATCGTGGGCCATCCGCACGCGGAGCTGGTCAGGAAAACGTTTCAAGAAATCACGCATCCGGACGACCTCGCTCGGGATCTGGAACAGGCCGGGCAGTTGTTCAGCGGCGTGATTGATTCCTACACGCTGGAGAAGCGCTATGCGCGCAAGGACGGCACCATTGTGTGGGTCCATCTCCGCGGTTCGGTGGTGGATGAAGGCGCCGGCGGCGACACCTACGGTCTGGCGGTGATCACCGACATCACCGAGCGCAAGCAGACGGAGGCGGCGCTGCGCGTCCTCTCCTCGGAGCTTTCCAGTCTGGTTGGCGAAGAGTTTTTTGTTCAGGCGGCGCTAAAGCTGGCTGCTATTCTGGAGGTTGAATCGGCGTTTGTTTGCGTGCCACTGGATGAAGAACGCACTCGTTTTCGAACCCTGGCGTTTGCGGTAGATGGGGTGCCGCTGCCCAACGTCGAATATTTGGCGGAAGGGACGCCTTGCGCGGAAGTCGGCGACGGCAAACCCCATGTGGTGCCCAGCGGCGCGGCGCGGCGCTACCCGGCGGACCGCATGCTGGCGGAGATGGGCGTGGAAGCGTATGCCGCCCTGCCCGTGGTCGATTCCAAGGGCGGCCACAAGGCGCATCTGGGGGTGATGAGTCGCAAGCCTTTGCCAGCCTCGCC
It contains:
- a CDS encoding PAS domain S-box protein, yielding MPQNELERLAAFQQAVLSSAGAGIISTTPEGVISLFNPEAGRMLGYTADELLGKLSPGIFHVEAEVVARAAEVSQELNQVVTPGFEVFVAKARLGQAETREWTYVRKDGSQFPVLLTITAMRDETGGITGFLGVVRDITERKRAAAERDRFFDLSLDLLCIAKTDGYFKRLNPAFTAALGWSAAELMARPFLDFVHPDDQAATLAEVGKLSTGQPTLHFENRYQCQDGSWRTLAWRTMPQQDGTLYATARDVTAERAAAAALRHSEESLAVLLHSIGDAVLATDPQRKVTRMNPVAETLTGWTQAEALGRPIEEVFRIINEATRQPAVIPVDDVLATGEIHGLANHTVIISRDGTERAIEDSAAPIRDLTGRIRGVVLVFRDVTDARQVERFEREQRERTARFQTALLAMRDHEGEDAQAFFRHATAQIAEALRVERVSLWLFDEAQAAIECRDLVHRSTGCHESGARLAAADYPDYFAALQRLDAIVASEARTHPATHEFTAGYLDPLGITSMLDVPVREGEVVGVLCCEHTGPARQWTGEECKFAVSAACFVMMEIEQERRRKAETALREMNLHLEQLVADRTASLAANERRFRATFESAAVGIAHVARDGTFLRFNSQFCKIVGHPHAELVRKTFQEITHPDDLARDLEQAGQLFSGVIDSYTLEKRYARKDGTIVWVHLRGSVVDEGAGGDTYGLAVITDITERKQTEAALRVLSSELSSLVGEEFFVQAALKLAAILEVESAFVCVPLDEERTRFRTLAFAVDGVPLPNVEYLAEGTPCAEVGDGKPHVVPSGAARRYPADRMLAEMGVEAYAALPVVDSKGGHKAHLGVMSRKPLPASPQLLSILQLFGVRLSAEMERQQSEQRFHDLFEFAPDAILMTNRDGIITLVNRQAEQLFGYTRAELVGQPAEILMPPVTGGSHVSLRQQYLETAMPRHMGGGRSNLQGLRKDGSVFPVDISLSPMQTDAGMMVAAAVRDISERVKAESAVQQSLQEKETLLKEIHHRVKNNLQVISSLLAMRTDTVADASARALLIESQHRVRAMSMIHERLYQSDSLARVDFSDYVSQLATFLHRNYATSGLVRLLVDADEEVMLNIDTAIPAGLILNELVSNAFKHAFNDGQPHELSVLLKQTDAGVSLTVADDGPGLPAGFETRKTESLGMELVETLTTQIKGRLTIASTAGASFRLDFTELLYVDRN